A part of Pirellulales bacterium genomic DNA contains:
- the arcC gene encoding carbamate kinase, with translation MLIVVALGGNAVSPPGQEGNIPQQYATTRAAIRPLADLMLAGHQLVMTHGNGPQVGNVMRRVEIAARHHVYPLPLDTVVADTQAGMGYMISQCLMNELTSRGHPRLCSTIITTVRVTRDDAAFSKPAKPVGPFMPRDQAEKHMKNDGWLMIEDSGRGWRRVVASPLPREIVEMDVIRSLVLAGQSIVACGGGGIPVVQGEDGQFAGVEAVIDKDRTTAMLAVGLQADMLAYLTGVDYVQQNFGTPNTRPIKQMTVTEARALLQQGQFPEGSMGPKVEGGVEFLERTPQATSQVLITSCEKIKQAMAGKIGTRIVRN, from the coding sequence ATGCTCATCGTGGTTGCCTTGGGGGGAAACGCAGTTAGTCCGCCCGGACAAGAAGGGAACATACCGCAGCAGTATGCCACCACTCGGGCCGCCATTCGTCCGCTGGCCGATTTAATGCTGGCCGGCCATCAACTGGTGATGACGCACGGCAACGGCCCGCAAGTAGGCAACGTGATGCGGCGAGTGGAAATTGCCGCCCGGCACCATGTGTATCCGCTGCCGCTAGATACCGTCGTGGCCGACACGCAGGCGGGCATGGGTTACATGATCTCGCAATGCTTGATGAACGAATTGACCTCGCGCGGCCACCCGCGGCTGTGCAGCACTATTATCACCACGGTGCGCGTTACGCGCGATGACGCCGCATTTTCCAAGCCAGCAAAGCCGGTGGGTCCGTTCATGCCGCGCGATCAAGCGGAAAAGCACATGAAAAATGACGGCTGGCTGATGATTGAAGATTCCGGCCGCGGCTGGCGGCGGGTGGTGGCTTCCCCCTTGCCTCGCGAAATTGTCGAAATGGACGTGATTCGCTCGCTGGTGTTGGCCGGGCAATCGATTGTCGCCTGCGGCGGCGGCGGAATTCCCGTCGTGCAAGGCGAAGATGGCCAGTTTGCCGGCGTGGAAGCCGTGATCGATAAAGATCGCACCACGGCCATGCTGGCCGTCGGCTTGCAGGCCGACATGCTGGCGTATTTGACGGGCGTGGACTATGTTCAACAGAACTTCGGCACCCCCAACACCCGACCCATCAAGCAAATGACCGTAACGGAAGCCAGGGCACTGCTCCAACAGGGGCAATTTCCAGAAGGCTCCATGGGGCCGAAGGTGGAAGGCGGTGTGGAGTTTTTGGAGCGCACGCCGCAAGCCACCTCGCAAGTGCTAATTACTTCCTGCGAGAAAATCAAGCAAGCCATGGCCGGCAAAATCGGCACGCGAATTGTGCGGAATTAA